A window from Falsibacillus albus encodes these proteins:
- the recQ gene encoding DNA helicase RecQ, which translates to MLEKAKQKLQTYYGYESFRKGQEQTILSVMTGKNTACIMPTGGGKSLCYQIPALLLEGTTLVISPLISLMKDQVDALSQLGIAATYINSSLSNEAIATRMKAAMEQRYKLLYIAPERLEASQFIHQLNRIKIPLVAVDEAHCISQWGHDFRPSYLYIDKMIQQLSSEPNIVALTATATPQVKEDICSRLSISSDSTVSTGFSRENLSFYVSKEADREKYLHQYVLKNKDEAGIVYASTRKEVNKLHERLSNIGIKVAKYHGGMSEKERTQEQERFLQDDVALMIATNAFGMGIDKSNIRYVIHYQIPKNMESYYQEAGRAGRDNLESECILLFSAQDIHIQRFLIEQSSNDEDRAHQELNKLQQMIDFCHIDGCLQAYILEYFGEQDPLPCGKCGNCQDDREKVEITKTAQMILSCMIRMGERFGKTLIAQVLTGSKSKKIRELHFHQLTTYGLLKNKSSKEVGELIDFLTSEGFIGVTSGAYPVLYVTNKGKEVLLNKVHVYRKESLKIHKIVEDNGLFEELRSLRKQLAEREGVPPFVIFSDETLREMCSKLPMNLEEFLEVKGIGEHKQQKYGDEFVTVISDYAAKEKAANSSNTEGKSHHETYEMLMDGLSIDEIAQKRGLALPTIENHILKSIDEGKTIDLEGYLSENDQELIQKAIDIVGTEKLKDMKEQLPEEISYFMIKLFLATAKERV; encoded by the coding sequence ATGCTTGAAAAAGCAAAACAAAAGTTGCAGACTTATTACGGATATGAGTCTTTCCGAAAAGGACAAGAACAAACAATATTAAGTGTAATGACAGGAAAGAATACGGCCTGCATCATGCCAACAGGCGGAGGGAAATCTCTCTGCTATCAAATACCGGCTCTTCTGCTGGAAGGAACGACCCTTGTCATTTCCCCTCTAATCTCCTTGATGAAAGACCAGGTGGATGCCTTGAGCCAGCTTGGTATTGCAGCTACTTATATCAATAGCTCACTTTCGAATGAAGCCATTGCGACAAGAATGAAAGCAGCGATGGAGCAGCGTTATAAACTTCTTTATATTGCCCCGGAAAGGTTGGAGGCTTCCCAGTTCATTCATCAGTTGAACCGGATCAAAATTCCATTGGTTGCCGTCGATGAAGCGCATTGTATTTCACAGTGGGGGCACGATTTCAGACCAAGCTATCTTTACATAGATAAAATGATCCAACAATTGTCTTCCGAGCCCAACATTGTAGCTTTGACCGCTACCGCAACTCCGCAGGTGAAAGAGGATATATGCAGCCGGTTGAGCATTTCATCCGATTCAACTGTTTCGACAGGCTTTTCCAGGGAGAATCTATCTTTTTACGTCAGCAAGGAAGCAGATCGAGAAAAATATTTGCATCAATATGTATTAAAAAATAAAGACGAAGCTGGCATCGTTTATGCATCGACCAGGAAAGAAGTCAATAAATTACATGAGCGCTTAAGTAATATCGGCATAAAAGTTGCCAAATACCATGGTGGAATGTCCGAAAAAGAACGGACCCAGGAGCAAGAGAGATTCCTCCAGGATGATGTCGCTTTGATGATCGCCACCAATGCTTTTGGAATGGGAATCGACAAATCGAATATCCGTTATGTCATTCATTATCAAATTCCCAAAAATATGGAGAGCTACTATCAGGAAGCAGGAAGGGCAGGAAGGGACAACCTCGAAAGCGAATGCATACTGCTATTCAGTGCACAGGATATTCACATTCAACGCTTCTTGATCGAACAATCCTCCAATGATGAAGATCGTGCCCATCAAGAGTTGAATAAACTCCAGCAGATGATTGATTTCTGCCATATCGACGGGTGTCTTCAAGCATACATTTTGGAATACTTCGGTGAGCAGGACCCCCTTCCATGTGGTAAATGCGGGAATTGTCAAGATGATCGGGAAAAAGTTGAAATCACGAAAACTGCCCAAATGATCCTTTCCTGCATGATCAGAATGGGGGAAAGATTCGGAAAGACATTGATAGCCCAAGTGCTCACCGGTTCCAAGAGCAAAAAAATCCGAGAACTTCATTTCCATCAATTGACGACATACGGCCTTTTAAAAAATAAAAGCTCAAAGGAAGTAGGGGAGTTGATCGACTTTCTTACTTCGGAAGGATTTATTGGAGTGACCTCCGGTGCATATCCAGTCCTATATGTCACAAATAAAGGAAAAGAAGTGCTTTTGAATAAGGTTCATGTATACAGGAAAGAAAGTTTGAAAATCCACAAGATCGTCGAAGACAATGGATTATTTGAAGAATTGCGTTCATTAAGAAAGCAATTGGCAGAACGTGAAGGCGTGCCGCCATTCGTGATCTTTTCAGATGAAACCCTTCGAGAAATGTGCAGCAAGCTTCCAATGAATCTTGAGGAGTTCCTTGAAGTAAAAGGTATTGGTGAGCATAAACAACAAAAGTACGGCGATGAATTTGTAACAGTGATCAGCGACTATGCTGCCAAAGAGAAAGCTGCCAATTCTTCCAACACTGAAGGCAAATCGCATCATGAAACCTATGAAATGCTTATGGACGGATTGTCCATCGATGAAATAGCCCAAAAAAGAGGCCTGGCCCTTCCAACAATCGAAAACCATATTTTAAAATCCATAGATGAAGGAAAAACAATCGATCTTGAGGGGTATCTTTCTGAAAACGACCAAGAATTGATTCAGAAGGCAATAGATATAGTCGGCACAGAAAAGCTGAAAGACATGAAAGAGCAGCTGCCTGAGGAAATCAGTTATTTTATGATAAAATTGTTTTTGGCAACTGCGAAAGAGAGGGTTTAA
- a CDS encoding lysylphosphatidylglycerol synthase domain-containing protein, with translation MKIIKNKYVSLSLKLLFAFGMILLLYFESRKMLRNFDFHLVERHIHELTLQQIVVLLVVGMVAVLPMCLYDFALVRFFHIRIPLLRTLRYAYAANSYSNFLGFGGVGGAALRVYFYQKNKFDKFHLVKAIASLSLFYLTGLSIICWTIVFHIFFTPVLTELKWVKFVVWGFALYTPILLVVYYVRKSQNNIIFRRKYVLSFICTSFLEWTSVLGTLWAIMFVLHVPLPFHVLMPIALVSICAGIISMIPGGVGSFDLIFLMGSELAGVKAEEVLLGLALYRLIYYVFPFVIGSMLFIVEWIKDRMRSK, from the coding sequence ATGAAAATAATTAAAAATAAATATGTCTCACTTAGTTTAAAGTTATTGTTCGCTTTTGGAATGATTCTTTTGCTGTATTTTGAATCCAGAAAGATGCTCCGTAATTTTGATTTTCATTTGGTTGAGCGTCACATCCATGAACTTACGCTGCAGCAGATCGTTGTTTTGTTGGTGGTTGGGATGGTGGCAGTCCTGCCGATGTGCCTGTATGATTTTGCTTTGGTCAGGTTCTTTCATATTCGGATTCCGCTATTGCGGACTTTACGATATGCATATGCAGCAAATTCTTATTCAAACTTTTTAGGGTTTGGAGGAGTGGGCGGCGCAGCGCTGAGGGTTTATTTTTATCAAAAAAATAAATTTGATAAGTTCCATTTGGTAAAGGCCATTGCGAGCCTATCCCTTTTTTATTTGACAGGCCTATCGATCATCTGCTGGACGATTGTGTTTCATATATTCTTTACACCTGTGCTTACTGAATTAAAATGGGTTAAGTTTGTTGTTTGGGGATTCGCCTTATATACACCGATATTGCTGGTTGTCTATTATGTTCGAAAATCACAAAACAATATCATTTTCAGAAGAAAATATGTTTTATCTTTTATTTGTACTTCATTTTTAGAATGGACTTCAGTATTGGGGACACTTTGGGCCATCATGTTCGTCCTCCATGTGCCGCTGCCCTTTCATGTGTTGATGCCCATTGCACTTGTCTCCATCTGCGCAGGGATCATTTCCATGATTCCCGGAGGGGTAGGATCATTTGATCTGATATTCTTGATGGGATCAGAATTAGCGGGTGTCAAAGCGGAAGAAGTCTTATTAGGGCTTGCCCTTTATCGATTGATCTACTATGTATTTCCGTTTGTCATTGGATCCATGCTTTTTATTGTTGAATGGATAAAAGACAGAATGCGATCCAAATAA
- a CDS encoding citrate synthase/methylcitrate synthase: MIQGLKGVIAAQTSISFIDGEKGQLVYRGLNAKNVALNYTFEEAAYLLWFGNLPDEIQYQELSDKLKANREMPVYVKKVIDELPLDLDMMGVLRTLISSMENEFFQWQPSIDQAIQLTAIIPSIIAYRKRRMKGLNPIAPNNQLNHVANYLYMLTGEMPSEIHIKALEAYMILTLEHGMNASTFSARVTISTQSDMVSAITSAIGTMKGPLHGGAPSGVLKMLDEIGEIEKAEGWLRNKISSGERLMGFGHRVYKTIDPRAVALRQKTLEVSGQDRWLDLALHVESLATELLEEYKPGRRLYPNVEFYAAAVMRAIQMEEDLFTPTFTASRVVGWTAHIIEQGQNNSIFRPTSEYIGKMPGEESYK, translated from the coding sequence ATGATTCAAGGATTAAAGGGTGTCATAGCTGCACAAACATCCATCAGTTTCATTGATGGGGAAAAAGGGCAGTTGGTGTATCGCGGGCTGAATGCAAAGAATGTTGCGTTGAACTACACGTTCGAAGAGGCGGCATACCTTTTATGGTTTGGTAATTTACCGGACGAGATCCAATATCAAGAATTAAGTGATAAGCTGAAGGCAAACCGTGAAATGCCGGTTTATGTCAAAAAGGTGATTGATGAACTTCCGCTAGATTTGGACATGATGGGGGTTCTTAGGACGTTAATATCTTCAATGGAAAATGAATTCTTCCAATGGCAGCCGAGCATCGATCAGGCAATCCAATTAACTGCGATCATCCCGTCGATCATCGCTTATCGCAAAAGAAGAATGAAAGGTTTGAACCCTATTGCTCCCAACAATCAGCTGAATCATGTTGCCAATTATTTATATATGCTGACAGGTGAAATGCCAAGTGAAATCCACATAAAAGCTTTGGAAGCATACATGATTCTGACATTGGAACATGGCATGAATGCTTCCACATTTTCAGCAAGAGTGACGATATCAACACAGTCTGATATGGTTTCGGCCATTACTTCCGCCATTGGCACGATGAAAGGTCCGCTTCATGGCGGCGCTCCATCCGGTGTTCTCAAAATGCTTGATGAAATAGGTGAAATCGAGAAGGCAGAGGGATGGCTCCGAAATAAAATCAGCAGTGGGGAAAGGCTGATGGGATTCGGTCACCGTGTATACAAAACAATCGATCCACGAGCTGTTGCGCTTAGGCAAAAGACTTTGGAAGTATCCGGACAGGACCGTTGGCTTGATCTTGCGCTTCATGTAGAGTCCTTGGCAACTGAACTGCTCGAAGAATATAAGCCTGGCAGACGATTGTATCCAAATGTAGAATTTTATGCAGCCGCTGTCATGAGGGCCATACAAATGGAAGAGGACCTATTCACCCCTACTTTCACTGCAAGCAGGGTTGTAGGATGGACGGCGCATATTATCGAACAAGGACAAAATAATTCCATATTCCGTCCAACCTCCGAATACATCGGAAAAATGCCAGGTGAAGAATCATATAAATAG
- a CDS encoding YhcN/YlaJ family sporulation lipoprotein has protein sequence MKLMKIVLASSLLVVPLVGCATKNNDNLSRNQKFQNVKYNPGTVNDTTMDNNPNNNMYNNTNGNYRVANKVADKVNSLNNVSNANVLVTDHTAYVAAKLNGKKEGNKTKDMEHKISDMVKKADPSINNVYVSTNPDFADRLKGYADKIQAGKPVKGLGQEISETLRRIFPNQR, from the coding sequence ATGAAATTAATGAAAATTGTTCTTGCATCAAGTCTTCTTGTCGTTCCTCTTGTCGGCTGTGCCACTAAAAACAATGATAACTTGAGTAGGAATCAAAAATTTCAAAATGTAAAATACAACCCTGGTACTGTAAACGATACGACTATGGACAACAATCCAAATAACAACATGTATAACAATACAAATGGCAACTACAGGGTAGCAAATAAAGTCGCTGACAAAGTCAATAGCTTGAATAATGTGAGCAATGCGAATGTATTGGTCACAGATCACACAGCATATGTCGCTGCTAAATTGAATGGAAAGAAAGAAGGAAACAAAACGAAGGATATGGAACATAAAATTTCCGATATGGTTAAAAAGGCGGATCCAAGCATTAATAATGTATATGTATCCACAAACCCTGATTTCGCAGATAGGCTAAAAGGATATGCTGACAAAATACAGGCAGGAAAACCTGTTAAAGGGCTTGGCCAAGAAATTTCCGAAACATTAAGAAGAATTTTCCCGAACCAGCGATAA
- a CDS encoding DUF4395 domain-containing protein yields MEMNARSIPRPLVRTNQWSIVLSVVLTWTTGYTWFLAIPFIAGVLGLLFNLNPIMRIAKLFLRKSPKDYIPEDWEQQQFNQKIAVICLGAALISYIFGWTIPAYFFTAMVALSAFIAILGFCIGCFIRYQWKKYQHEKKVLRS; encoded by the coding sequence ATGGAAATGAATGCTCGATCTATCCCACGACCTCTTGTCCGTACAAATCAATGGTCGATTGTACTTTCTGTCGTGCTCACTTGGACCACGGGATATACTTGGTTTTTGGCCATTCCATTCATTGCAGGAGTGTTAGGATTGCTGTTCAACTTAAACCCTATCATGCGCATCGCCAAATTATTTTTAAGGAAATCTCCAAAAGATTATATTCCCGAGGACTGGGAACAGCAGCAATTCAATCAAAAAATCGCTGTCATTTGCCTTGGTGCCGCGTTGATTTCCTATATATTCGGATGGACTATCCCCGCTTACTTTTTCACCGCAATGGTTGCGCTGTCCGCTTTTATTGCTATACTCGGGTTTTGCATTGGCTGCTTTATCAGATATCAGTGGAAAAAATATCAGCATGAGAAAAAAGTGCTGCGATCTTAA
- a CDS encoding sterol desaturase family protein has product MKNLYKDFFLHRDLVILFLITIGLLSVVTETGWNWGKAVSYLLGWIVFMFSEYLTHRFVFHLKAPKNPFLLKLLRRLHYDHHVYPNELHLLFLPIWYSLPSMVVLTAIYYLIHPIAFETFAFSTGLLTMLITYEWTHYVAHRPIKPKTKLGKWLKKGHILHHYKNENFWFGVSSPFIDVLFGTLKDEKDVELSTTVKDLEKSKSQMEAK; this is encoded by the coding sequence GTGAAAAATCTTTACAAGGATTTCTTTTTACATCGTGACCTTGTAATCTTGTTTTTAATTACGATTGGACTGTTAAGTGTGGTAACTGAAACAGGGTGGAATTGGGGAAAGGCGGTATCTTACTTGCTTGGATGGATTGTGTTTATGTTCAGTGAGTATTTGACGCACCGTTTTGTCTTTCATTTGAAAGCACCAAAGAATCCATTCCTGTTGAAGCTGTTGCGCAGACTCCACTATGACCACCATGTATATCCGAACGAGCTGCATTTGTTATTTCTTCCAATCTGGTACAGCCTCCCAAGCATGGTTGTCCTGACTGCCATTTATTATTTGATCCATCCAATTGCTTTCGAAACATTTGCTTTTTCTACGGGATTGCTGACCATGTTGATCACTTATGAATGGACGCATTATGTTGCACACCGTCCGATTAAACCAAAGACCAAATTGGGGAAGTGGCTGAAAAAGGGTCACATTCTCCATCATTATAAAAATGAGAATTTCTGGTTTGGGGTTTCGAGCCCATTTATTGATGTCTTATTTGGAACATTGAAAGATGAAAAGGATGTGGAACTAAGTACGACAGTCAAAGATTTAGAAAAAAGTAAATCTCAAATGGAAGCAAAATAA
- a CDS encoding M20 family metallopeptidase has translation MKDALMELTDKMKEEFYEISEYIYQNPELGDKEYKSSQKLITFLKDHGFYVEKGIVNRETAFKAVFKSDKPGPVIAYLCEYDALPEIGHGCGHNMIGTMSMAAGVILSKFVSETGGEIMVLGTPAEETNGAKVAMAEQGVFEGIDAAMMVHPSGQSYESGESLAMDAIEFEYHGKTSHAAASPEKGINALDAVLMLFNGINALRQQVRQDVRMHGIIADGGVAANVIPDYARAQFYFRAKDRGYLNEIVEKVKGIAEGASRMTGAELKMNNYELSYDDMVTNHALSSAFTANLKFAGVDEVKQASKGLGSLDMGNVSHVVPAIHPYIGLDCPGLIGHTREMAQLTVSEQGKRALIQGIKALALTGYDVLTDRDLLERIKAEFYENSSGRVNG, from the coding sequence TTGAAAGATGCTTTGATGGAATTAACCGATAAAATGAAAGAAGAGTTTTATGAAATCAGTGAATACATATATCAAAATCCAGAACTTGGTGATAAGGAATATAAATCTTCACAAAAGTTGATTACATTTTTAAAAGATCACGGTTTCTACGTTGAAAAGGGTATTGTAAACCGAGAAACTGCATTTAAAGCTGTATTCAAAAGTGATAAACCTGGTCCTGTAATTGCCTATTTATGCGAATACGATGCATTGCCGGAGATTGGCCACGGGTGTGGGCACAATATGATCGGCACGATGAGCATGGCAGCAGGTGTCATCTTAAGCAAGTTCGTTTCGGAAACAGGCGGAGAAATCATGGTACTTGGAACTCCTGCAGAGGAAACAAATGGTGCAAAAGTTGCCATGGCTGAGCAGGGGGTTTTTGAAGGTATTGATGCGGCAATGATGGTTCATCCGTCAGGGCAATCTTATGAGAGCGGTGAATCCCTTGCCATGGATGCCATTGAATTTGAATATCATGGTAAGACTTCTCACGCAGCTGCATCCCCGGAAAAAGGGATCAATGCCCTGGATGCGGTGCTAATGCTGTTTAATGGGATTAATGCTCTCAGGCAGCAAGTGAGGCAGGACGTCCGGATGCATGGAATCATAGCGGATGGTGGAGTTGCGGCAAACGTAATTCCAGATTATGCACGTGCACAATTTTATTTCCGTGCAAAGGATCGCGGCTATTTAAATGAAATAGTGGAAAAGGTAAAAGGAATTGCAGAAGGAGCATCCCGAATGACCGGTGCAGAATTGAAAATGAATAATTACGAATTAAGCTATGATGATATGGTGACAAATCATGCACTGTCTTCAGCATTTACAGCTAACCTTAAATTTGCAGGAGTAGATGAGGTGAAGCAGGCAAGCAAGGGCCTTGGATCCCTTGATATGGGGAATGTCAGCCATGTTGTCCCAGCAATTCATCCTTACATTGGATTGGATTGTCCCGGCCTGATTGGGCATACACGGGAGATGGCACAGTTGACCGTATCGGAACAAGGAAAAAGAGCCCTGATTCAAGGAATCAAAGCGTTGGCACTTACAGGGTATGATGTATTAACTGACAGGGACCTGCTTGAGAGGATCAAAGCTGAATTTTATGAGAATTCTTCAGGCAGAGTCAATGGCTGA
- a CDS encoding alanyl-tRNA editing protein, whose protein sequence is MNERLYYSAPELFSWNTIILEKITNENGFFIILEETAFYPEGGGQPADTGFIAEAAVIDVIEMNDEILHKVDRLPETGIVECRVDADRRSDHTQHHTGQHLLSSVCIELYNAETVSFHLGQEYVAIDLNTPSLSEGQIEAIENRTNHYIQSNIPIKTYYLEENQLNTIPLRKIPKVTENIRIVEIQGLDYSACCGTHAASTGELGMLKILKTEKNKQFTRVYFVCGRRALTNYQQAHKTLRDISLHFSTGQDEVLERIQKLEKENKSLQKRAKEISEENAIFTARKLIQETTSSFIQECFSEKSLSEIQVIAKELVKDGSRIVLAGSLQEKKVLLMHSGNMDIHCGQLFKETLPLYEGKGGGGSNQAQASFNSTEELTSFMDHISVTLADHTIH, encoded by the coding sequence ATGAATGAAAGACTATATTATTCTGCACCTGAGCTATTTTCATGGAACACAATTATATTGGAAAAAATAACAAATGAAAATGGATTTTTTATCATCCTGGAGGAAACTGCTTTTTACCCAGAAGGCGGAGGGCAGCCTGCAGACACCGGCTTTATAGCGGAAGCAGCAGTTATCGATGTGATTGAAATGAATGATGAAATTCTACATAAGGTCGATCGTCTTCCCGAAACCGGCATTGTCGAGTGTCGAGTCGATGCCGACAGAAGATCGGACCATACTCAGCACCATACCGGCCAGCATTTGCTTTCATCTGTTTGCATCGAACTCTATAATGCTGAAACGGTCAGCTTTCATCTTGGTCAAGAGTATGTCGCCATCGACCTGAATACGCCTTCTTTATCTGAAGGACAGATTGAAGCTATCGAGAACAGGACGAATCATTATATTCAATCTAATATTCCAATCAAAACCTATTATCTGGAAGAAAATCAATTGAATACGATTCCATTGCGAAAAATACCGAAAGTAACAGAGAATATACGCATCGTTGAAATCCAAGGTTTGGATTATTCGGCATGCTGTGGTACACATGCAGCTTCTACAGGAGAATTGGGGATGCTGAAAATTTTAAAGACTGAAAAAAACAAGCAATTCACGAGGGTCTATTTTGTTTGCGGGAGACGTGCCCTGACTAATTATCAACAAGCACATAAAACACTGCGGGACATTTCCCTTCATTTTTCAACTGGTCAAGATGAAGTGTTGGAAAGGATACAAAAACTTGAGAAGGAAAACAAGTCCCTTCAAAAGCGCGCCAAGGAAATTTCAGAAGAGAATGCCATATTTACAGCACGCAAACTGATTCAGGAAACCACTTCTTCTTTTATTCAAGAATGTTTTTCAGAGAAATCTTTAAGTGAGATACAGGTCATCGCTAAAGAGCTGGTAAAGGATGGGTCGCGCATCGTATTGGCAGGAAGCCTTCAAGAGAAAAAAGTATTGTTGATGCACAGTGGGAATATGGATATTCATTGCGGACAACTTTTCAAAGAAACTCTACCTTTATATGAAGGGAAAGGTGGTGGAGGCTCAAATCAAGCTCAAGCCTCCTTTAACAGCACTGAAGAGCTTACTTCTTTTATGGATCATATTTCAGTGACTTTGGCGGATCATACCATTCATTAA
- a CDS encoding LysR family transcriptional regulator, producing MEMKWLHTFISAAKHENFRKASEELFISQPSVSIHIKLIEEELSCKLFNKKGRNILLTEEGKRFLPHAVSMIDQYDKSLLEIHRMKQGYSQSLNLGISPLIADTIMPFVLKQFMNAFPAVEISVQIIESLAIESAVHKGEVDIGLSCLQIQNADLICRLLYEDPVIFVAPHDGRDSETAPPLDVLELLADYHLITHNHPDYWDKLLRTIRTKAAGLKTMTVSQVHVTKRFIVEGLGVSFLPSSTVRRELMEGRLLEVPCTGFQMPTAKTFAVLKYEHSLEKKFLEFLSQYRI from the coding sequence ATGGAAATGAAATGGCTGCATACTTTTATTTCGGCGGCAAAGCATGAGAACTTTCGAAAAGCTTCAGAAGAACTTTTTATCTCGCAGCCCTCGGTTTCCATTCACATCAAACTTATTGAAGAGGAGTTGTCCTGCAAGCTTTTCAACAAAAAAGGACGGAACATCCTATTGACTGAAGAAGGCAAGCGCTTCCTCCCCCATGCGGTGTCGATGATCGACCAATATGATAAAAGCCTATTGGAAATACATCGAATGAAGCAGGGGTATTCGCAATCCCTCAATCTTGGAATTTCCCCATTGATTGCAGATACAATCATGCCATTTGTCTTGAAGCAATTCATGAATGCCTTTCCAGCGGTGGAAATATCGGTTCAGATTATCGAATCTCTAGCCATCGAAAGCGCTGTCCACAAAGGGGAAGTGGATATTGGGCTCAGTTGCCTCCAGATTCAAAACGCTGATTTAATATGCCGCTTATTGTATGAAGACCCAGTCATTTTCGTAGCTCCGCATGATGGAAGGGACAGCGAAACAGCACCTCCATTAGATGTACTTGAATTATTGGCTGATTATCATTTGATTACACATAACCACCCTGATTATTGGGATAAGCTGCTTCGCACCATCAGAACGAAGGCAGCTGGATTGAAAACGATGACCGTCTCACAGGTTCATGTAACCAAAAGGTTCATAGTCGAAGGACTTGGCGTTTCCTTCCTCCCGTCTTCCACCGTAAGAAGGGAACTTATGGAGGGCAGGCTGCTGGAAGTCCCCTGTACAGGATTTCAAATGCCAACTGCCAAAACATTTGCAGTATTAAAATACGAACACTCACTGGAAAAAAAGTTTTTAGAGTTCCTGTCGCAATATAGAATTTGA
- a CDS encoding MBL fold metallo-hydrolase: MKTHQFEDLQMAEIKVAFGRQALTVYMYMIDGMLVDTGPYSRHKELKELLKNWNFNKVVLTHHHEDHTGLAHWIQENKDVPLFIHSSGIELCQKKAKLPLYRRVFWGSRAPFEPIELPNRFHSDHYEWRAVHTPGHACDHVTLFNQEKGWMFGGDLYVLGKPKSMFAFESAPMVMDSLRKVLSYDFDAYICSHAGILRNGKQDIKKKLNYLEEMEGKILELNKKGFPPKAISNELFPKKHALNYLSLFENSPHHLVNSFLNAK; this comes from the coding sequence ATGAAAACACATCAGTTTGAAGATCTTCAGATGGCAGAAATAAAAGTAGCTTTTGGCAGGCAGGCATTGACTGTTTATATGTATATGATCGATGGGATGCTGGTGGACACCGGCCCATATTCACGGCATAAGGAATTGAAGGAATTATTGAAAAACTGGAACTTCAATAAAGTGGTGCTGACGCATCATCATGAAGACCATACGGGACTGGCACATTGGATACAGGAGAATAAAGATGTCCCTCTTTTCATCCATTCCTCAGGAATCGAATTGTGCCAGAAAAAAGCTAAACTTCCGCTTTACCGCCGGGTATTTTGGGGGAGCAGGGCTCCATTTGAACCAATTGAACTTCCAAATCGATTTCACAGCGATCATTATGAATGGAGGGCTGTCCATACTCCCGGTCATGCTTGTGATCATGTCACATTGTTCAACCAAGAAAAAGGCTGGATGTTTGGCGGTGACCTATATGTATTAGGCAAGCCCAAAAGCATGTTTGCTTTCGAGAGCGCGCCTATGGTCATGGACTCATTAAGGAAAGTCTTATCCTATGATTTCGATGCATATATTTGTTCCCACGCCGGCATCCTTCGGAATGGAAAGCAGGATATCAAGAAAAAACTGAATTATTTAGAGGAGATGGAAGGAAAGATTCTCGAGCTGAACAAAAAGGGATTTCCCCCTAAAGCGATTTCAAATGAATTGTTCCCTAAGAAACATGCACTGAATTATTTGTCATTATTCGAGAACTCACCCCACCATTTGGTTAATTCTTTTTTAAACGCAAAGTGA